TCAAGGTATAGAGCCACAATTGATGTATTTGATCTCTTAGCACATAAACCTACAAACACCTACTATGTGTATCaatttcaatattgaaattGAGGACACAAACAGTAAGGAGAAGTAATCCTTAATGATGTATTCAAATGAAACTGAATACATCTTTCATCACTGCCTACCATTTGAATATAAGAGAGGAAATCCCCTGCAAAGCAATTGGGACAGCAGACACCAATTGTAGTGCCTACAGATAAATATATTGCACTACCTTTTTCAAGTAGTTGAAAGCGCTTACATGCTAACATACTAAAAACCATTAGGCCAAATTAACACATCCAAGAATCAATAGAAGACATCAGGGTGTAGGGAAGCGCCTTGGGATGGAGTTGCTTTGCTGAGTCTGTTGTAGATGGCTTGACGTTAAAAAATTCTTCATTTGCTGATTTTGTCTTGTCAATGCAAAATTCTTTGCCTGGTACCACATCATACAATCAAACAATAATCATCAGActagagaaaatcaaatttgtttttattttattttattttatttattgttaaagtAGACATATAGTTAATTAAAATCATGCAATGACTGTAGAGAAAGCAAtgatctaaaaaaaatgaccaatgTAGGAATATTAAGTTCACAATTTTCTGaacattttctttctaattcCAAACATCATATAGCCATGAAAAACTCTGCGGATGCCATAGAAAACAAGCTGAAATTCTGACAAAACATATGATCATATACAGAGTCAAGAAATTATGGGGTCTGTGAGCTAAACCTGTAAATTTCTCAGCCCAATTTGGTACTGGGACACCAGTTGTTGCAActccaatttttgtttttcgtACTCTTTCTGAAGTTCATGTTGGATAGCCACTGCTTGCTTGAGCTTTGTATTTTCATGAAAGAGTGCATCTCCATGTTCAAACACCTGTGAGAATTTAAAAAcagtggaaaaaaattaaagattaccTCCTGCTAATGTTGTTCAAATAATCTTGTAGAGAAACGCAATAAATAAGTTAAAGAGTTCTTACACATTGTAAACCCTTCGATGGACACAAGTTCTTCCTATAGATTAGGGACCCCACTGTAATTAACGaatgttttcttttcataaaaTCCTTCTATCAAGAGTTATCAACGACAGGTTTCACTAAATATCTATTCACAAATAgccttttcttgttttttaaaGTGACAATTAGACTTCTAATAggtaaaaagaatatataataattaacatattaggaaaaaaacTCTATACATGGGGTCATATTAAGCCTCTTAATGGAGATTTTTGCATCAGCatcttatttttctaaaataaagaaacaagcTATTACATTGATTACATTTTATTCCAAATTTTAAGGGGTCAAATTTAAGCATAGAAAGTTTATGGAGAAAATTATATGAAATGGCCAAACTACAAaagataaattgtaattttctctaaatttaacAGCAACAGAATGATAACAAGATAAACAACCTCGTTAATCCCTGCAGTTGAAAGTTCCCAGATGGATTTCTTGAAATTCTCAAGCAATCTTGAAGCACGAGCTTTACCATCTTCTACAGTGGAGGCCCTCAACATTTCTCTAACAAAGAGCTCAGCCCAATGATCAATGCTGTCCATGGGATTGTTCTGTAACTTCTGTTTATATAAGAAGATATCAAGTTGGGCTCAAAAGCTTCTTTAAGCAATAAATGAGTAAAATTgccaataaaaaagaaaaattcaagccCAAAACATTCAAGGAAATCAAAATCGTAGAAACCCCATAAGAGATTAtcttaaagaaaacaaaaagaaagtgtagcataaatgtaaaatacaaaaaggaGCTTTCTTTATGCTCTGTTTGTTTACCAAGAAAAAGTTggatagtaaaaagaaaagacttttaatttttaatctctaATTTCTCATGTGGAACCCAGTAATTAAAGCCAAGTATCCCACACAActagtttctttttattttcctaagtataaaattaaacaagaaaaataaaggtCAAGACCAAAATATAGTGCAAAAAGAATTGCATTCTTTATTGTTGGCAACTTCAACTTGCAAATATCAAAATGCCATAACTAGAAGAGAATCAACAAAATGAACCAACATGAAAGCAAATACTATGTATTGTATTGGGAACTCAAAGAGAcatgaaaggaaaagaatagagaaaataagAGTACCCTTGAGAGAGAAGTATTATTAGCGATCTTGAAGTGAGAGCTAACAGCGATTCTtgtttgagaattgagaattttcaattttgagagCTCTTCGTTTGAATAGTGAAGAAGAGTGAGTCTACGAGAAGATATGGCTCTTATAAACCGACCTAGTAAATTAGTTAAGTTAGTTACTTCCCGCTACTTTTGGGTTTTGGCTTTTTTGTCAGCTTCGGTCAAAGTGACCAGCGACCGATAATTTGAGCCATGTTAACATTTATTAAATATGGTAATTTTTCTTTAGTCTTCGCTTAATTAGTATACAATGTTCATAATTTCacgtataataaaaatatttttttaattaatgtctgtatttaaaatatgaaatagatgtatttctcaaaaaaaaaaaaaaaaaatgaaatagatgaTGTGTATGGGACGATGTACAATACAGTGTCTGTGTGTGCGAATGAGACTATGAGAGAATCAATGCCCTTAACAGAATGGGTCCATTAATGGAATATTATCATATGGATTAGTGGGTCAATAAagttattgtgaaaattattttgtgtaGCATTACTCAGGTATGATGGGTACTGGGTAGTAGGTGGTTGTTTTTTGCTGAAaggttgtgtttgtttcatCCAAAATATTTCCATGTTGACCATCTGaaaataatttcccccaattTTAGGTGGTCAacatggaaatatttttttccctcaaaaaaaaaaaaaaaggaaacattttAGGTTGGCTATAAAATTTAGGGCATTTTggtgtaaaatgatttttgcctttattttcgGGCAAAACATTTTATGCCTCTCATAAAACACAGTAGCCTTTGCCTCCACCCTCCACTATTAGCATCTGATGTTAGCTTAAACCATTGGTCACCGATCTTATCTATAGTCACAGAACTCCCtaaaaacttctctctctctctctctctctctctctctctctctctctctctctctctctctctctctctctcgttttttattttggatttttgggttggaatttgtttattatatataattaaaatttgagaaaatgtgagaaagtaTTAGAAGATACGTTTTCTAGAACATTTATTAGAATGCAactaaaaacttgaaaaaatatatatatttttgaaaatgttttcacTTGAAAATAGTTTATGGTTGGAAAATAGTTTTaagtggaataaaaaaaaaaaaaaccttagatTGAAATcgtgaaaaaaaaggaaaaagaaaataaattttcaaccTATATATTAATAAGAAGGATAGAAAATTAGGAAGGAAATATAATCGATCTTTCCAATGTTTTGATaggaaaaatatgaaaaggtTTAGCTCCATCCACTAATAGGAAGATGACATATATCCTGTCATATGCAATGTACATGACTTACTTGGACATATACCCTGTCATATGTAATGTACATGATCCATTTAATTCGTTGGACAAGTACAAATGTCATCTTCCTACTGGTGATGACAATAAAAGTAATGTCATGAGCGACCTTATATATTGTGAAATAAATTGTAAAGTTTATTGTGTTTGTAGCATATATTGAAGTAATACCACCACCAAGTATTCAGCCAAAGAAAACCAGAAAGAGAGATATTTAAGCCAAAGAGTCAATTTCGTACTAGAGGCCATTTTGGTTTGGCCAAgggaacaaaatatttcaattccGGTTAATACCGATGTACCGTTTTGGGATTACTGCtacttatatatttctatacatctatatatatatatatatatatatatataaaagctaaagcgtaacatttattattgctacgcTCTTGTTGAGCTATATCAGTGGCCACATCATCTACCTATTTATCATTTCTCTCCACTACTTCCAACCATAACTTCTCTCTTACCTTTTTATCTCTCTGTTACTCTTAACCTTAATGTCACTCTTGatctattttttcctctttcttttattttgactcttcttatcCCTATTCTATTACTATAAATATGACATTTTCTATCCcattttatacatattttctcacatgaaaaaggttattactctctctctctctctctctcatgttttattttggtgtgagttttttattttttgtatctctACTTTAAATTGATGTATTTATGTGTTCTTTAGAATTTTACTTTGGGTTGcaatttggttttgtgtttttaagttattatcttttttataattattaaatgttattttattgcatataaatatagtttacgagaatataatgttattttattatatatcatggtttggataatttggtgtttgacttatgacttatttttaattcaatgtttctttttctcattttattttctatttctctcccGAAAAAAgtgattactctctctctctctctctctctctctctctctctatatatatatatatatatatatatattctttttttcaactttactttatgttgatgaatcattgtattttttatataatactattttgggttaatacgATTTGGtagtgtgtttgatttttttaagttttccgTTACaagtcttctctctccctcttttagcttttgtttgattttttttttttttttgggacataatactttgttattttggaagtgagattttgaatttatatcaaaatacaatgtTGGCTAAGTATTTGAATGTGTCTATCAACTATTAAAATTAAACCGCCCAAGATGAATATGTAtagacaatatttttatttttatttttcattgattcgttatttagttataacatcaaaattaaagtaaatgaatatgtaaaattaaa
The DNA window shown above is from Quercus lobata isolate SW786 chromosome 7, ValleyOak3.0 Primary Assembly, whole genome shotgun sequence and carries:
- the LOC115954268 gene encoding uncharacterized protein LOC115954268, which produces MDSIDHWAELFVREMLRASTVEDGKARASRLLENFKKSIWELSTAGINEVFEHGDALFHENTKLKQAVAIQHELQKEYEKQKLELQQLVSQYQIGLRNLQAKNFALTRQNQQMKNFLTSSHLQQTQQSNSIPRRFPTP